A genomic window from Candidatus Pelagisphaera phototrophica includes:
- a CDS encoding MalY/PatB family protein, giving the protein MALSCRKSHTMDSIFDQVHERRHTDSQKWHKYAGQDILPMWVADMDFKAPEPVLQALHERIDHGIFGYARPERDTIEAVIGMLQRNYDWAVEEEWLVWLPGLVVGLNITSRAFAEPGEKILTTTPIYPPFLLGPRFQNRSVTKAKMALDGDKWVIDWEAMEAAVDSQTRMFFFCNPHNPCARVFDRSELEAVAAFCQRHNLILCSDEIHCELLLDGRSHTPIATLSEEVSKNSFTLIAPSKTYNLAGLGCSLAIIPDKGLRHRFNSATRGIMAEVNNLGYTACEAAYRDGGPWREELLRYLGANRDCIHSFVKERIPEIGVYQHEATYLSWLDVTAFDLSDPVAHFESYGVGLTDGAFFDSPGHVRLNFGCSRLTLKEGLERMEKAVDALR; this is encoded by the coding sequence ATGGCTCTTTCTTGCCGCAAATCCCACACGATGGACTCGATATTCGACCAAGTACACGAACGCCGCCACACTGATAGCCAGAAATGGCATAAGTACGCGGGCCAGGACATCTTGCCCATGTGGGTAGCCGACATGGACTTCAAGGCCCCAGAACCCGTCTTGCAAGCCTTGCACGAACGAATCGATCACGGCATCTTCGGCTACGCCCGTCCGGAGAGAGATACGATCGAAGCGGTCATCGGGATGCTGCAGCGCAACTATGACTGGGCAGTAGAAGAGGAATGGCTAGTCTGGCTGCCCGGATTGGTCGTAGGGCTCAACATTACTAGTCGGGCCTTTGCGGAACCTGGCGAAAAAATCCTGACTACGACCCCCATCTACCCTCCCTTTCTCCTCGGCCCTCGTTTTCAGAATCGATCCGTTACTAAAGCGAAAATGGCTCTGGACGGAGACAAATGGGTGATTGACTGGGAGGCGATGGAAGCGGCCGTCGATTCGCAAACCAGGATGTTCTTTTTCTGTAATCCACACAACCCGTGTGCCCGCGTATTCGACCGATCAGAGCTAGAAGCGGTCGCCGCGTTTTGCCAACGTCACAACTTAATCCTATGTTCCGATGAAATCCATTGCGAGCTATTGCTCGATGGACGGTCCCACACACCCATTGCCACATTGTCAGAGGAGGTTTCGAAAAACTCCTTCACCCTAATCGCTCCGAGCAAGACCTACAATTTAGCGGGACTGGGATGTTCGCTGGCCATTATCCCCGATAAGGGTCTTCGCCATCGGTTCAATTCTGCGACTCGAGGGATCATGGCTGAGGTCAACAATCTCGGCTATACTGCCTGTGAAGCAGCTTATCGGGATGGCGGTCCCTGGCGAGAAGAGCTCCTCCGCTATCTCGGAGCCAATCGGGATTGTATCCACTCTTTCGTAAAAGAGCGCATTCCAGAAATTGGAGTCTACCAGCATGAAGCGACTTATCTTTCTTGGTTGGACGTGACCGCCTTCGATTTGAGTGATCCCGTGGCGCATTTTGAATCGTACGGAGTTGGGCTTACCGACGGAGCTTTCTTCGATAGTCCCGGTCACGTTAGGCTCAACTTCGGATGCTCCCGCTTAACCTTGAAGGAAGGGCTCGAACGAATGGAAAAAGCGGTCGACGCGCTGCGCTAG
- a CDS encoding mechanosensitive ion channel family protein, whose protein sequence is MKNYHLVWLSLVSLCFGQFLLGQDDGGENAVQAAESVSASSSGQSEFTSIRDETRTMLSEIFQEEMGENSWVRLLVSFVIILLTYMARKIVGYLFENWLHRIAEKTSWEFDDRMIPAMRGPVGWMVFAIGLFIALTVLNLSPEWDKAILLGVKAATMTIVFWGILRGVDVFAETMMGLAKRRDMAVHGFIPLIQKATRTFLFIVAVILVVQNLGYSVSSLLAGLGIGGLAVALAAQETLGNFFGSVSLVADRPFRVGDWIQVGSKVDGDVEEIGLRSTKVRTWSKSLMSIPNKVLANEIIENWSKMPKRRVKQYIGVTYSTPADAMHDLVEDIKELLREDEGVQQDFILVNFTDFGDSSLQILVYYFTSTTAWLAHMDIRQRINIKIMKAVEVRGASMAFPTRSLQFEGDIAERIADGLGSKAD, encoded by the coding sequence ATGAAAAACTATCACTTAGTCTGGCTTTCACTTGTATCGCTTTGTTTTGGACAGTTCCTCTTGGGACAAGATGACGGAGGCGAAAATGCGGTTCAAGCGGCTGAATCGGTAAGCGCCTCCAGTTCTGGACAGAGTGAGTTTACGTCGATTCGAGATGAGACGAGGACGATGCTCTCAGAAATTTTTCAAGAGGAAATGGGAGAGAATTCGTGGGTGCGGCTCTTAGTGAGCTTTGTAATTATTCTCCTGACCTACATGGCCCGGAAAATCGTAGGATACCTGTTTGAAAACTGGTTGCATCGAATTGCGGAAAAGACGTCGTGGGAATTTGACGACAGAATGATCCCTGCGATGCGGGGACCTGTGGGGTGGATGGTTTTCGCCATTGGGTTGTTTATCGCTCTCACTGTACTGAATCTGTCGCCGGAGTGGGATAAGGCGATCTTACTAGGTGTTAAGGCGGCAACGATGACAATTGTCTTCTGGGGAATTTTGCGAGGGGTAGACGTGTTTGCGGAAACGATGATGGGTTTGGCGAAGCGGCGCGATATGGCGGTTCACGGATTTATACCGCTAATACAAAAAGCGACTCGCACCTTTTTGTTCATCGTTGCGGTTATTCTGGTGGTGCAGAACTTGGGCTATTCTGTCAGTTCGCTCCTTGCGGGATTGGGAATCGGCGGACTGGCAGTGGCCTTGGCGGCTCAGGAAACGCTGGGCAATTTCTTTGGTTCGGTCTCGCTTGTGGCAGACCGCCCTTTCCGAGTCGGGGACTGGATTCAAGTCGGCAGCAAAGTCGATGGAGATGTTGAGGAGATCGGGCTCCGTTCCACGAAAGTAAGGACCTGGTCAAAATCCCTCATGTCGATTCCGAACAAGGTATTGGCCAACGAAATTATCGAGAACTGGAGCAAGATGCCCAAGCGGCGGGTAAAGCAGTACATTGGTGTCACTTACAGTACGCCGGCTGACGCAATGCACGATTTGGTTGAGGACATTAAGGAGTTACTGAGGGAAGACGAAGGCGTCCAACAGGACTTCATTCTCGTGAACTTTACCGATTTTGGTGATAGCTCGCTGCAAATCCTTGTCTATTACTTCACCAGTACCACGGCCTGGCTCGCCCACATGGACATTCGGCAGCGGATAAACATCAAAATCATGAAAGCGGTCGAAGTTCGCGGCGCATCGATGGCCTTTCCAACTCGTTCACTGCAATTTGAAGGGGATATCGCCGAGCGAATCGCGGACGGATTGGGATCTAAAGCGGATTAA
- a CDS encoding class I SAM-dependent DNA methyltransferase: protein MYAQFARWYDFHYRSIRDYPAEAERIAYILEKFETQPKDILDVACGTGERARILTETYGYSVDGIDLEPNFVEIAQSKNPGGEFTRADMGSFTLPKQYDAITCLFSLIGYSETTTGLESALSYVA, encoded by the coding sequence ATGTACGCTCAATTCGCGAGATGGTACGATTTCCACTATCGATCAATCAGAGACTACCCCGCCGAAGCAGAGCGGATCGCTTACATACTGGAGAAATTCGAGACTCAGCCAAAAGACATCCTTGATGTCGCTTGTGGGACCGGCGAACGCGCTCGCATTCTGACTGAAACCTATGGTTACTCCGTCGATGGGATCGACCTAGAACCAAATTTCGTCGAGATCGCCCAATCTAAGAACCCGGGAGGGGAGTTCACCAGGGCCGATATGGGGTCCTTTACGCTTCCAAAGCAATACGACGCCATCACCTGCCTTTTCAGTTTAATCGGCTATTCGGAAACGACCACAGGATTAGAATCTGCCCTTTCTTACGTGGCATGA
- a CDS encoding extracellular solute-binding protein, whose translation MFENSIINRKPFRLASCILMMGQVLLFLCSNALAAVYPGPNWKDDYDPIASPDAIIGGKFKMVLGPYPSSFNLYTNYTSQSLAVFSLLYDGLFDVHPLTLVWSPRLASSIEVSDDQLTFTIHLDSNAVWSDGEPITSQDFLFTWETILDPKSLAGVHKHSLEKFGIPDLIDEKTIRLKADKVDWSNMVSLASFVILPKHHFEGLDFNDQDFEFPIVSGLYKISEMKEGSYLRMERRSDWWLEDQKRFIGTDNFQTIEFRFYATRDLMWEAFKTGDVDTFAYATAQIWNEDAKGELFDKHWIAKHKIYNQAPIGIQGFPMNMRKAPFDDIRVRKAMAHMLDRRTINKTMLFGDYFMQNSIYHDLYGEDHPNTNLQFEYEPETARKLLDEAGWKANPDTGILEKDGEPFVFTFLGRSPDFNKYLVIYQEALKDVGIEMRIQEKDWAAWTKDMDEFNYEMTLAAWGAPIFRSPEGMWHSREADRKSSNNIYGFKNAKVDQLIEKQLKEFDIGKRMEILREIDHLIQLEMPMVMIWMIDFQRIMYWNKFGTPETVYDKFNDEASALHYWWADPDLQADFESAKANGEGLPPTSDTIVFDEIFSEN comes from the coding sequence ATGTTTGAAAATTCGATAATTAACCGGAAACCTTTTCGCTTGGCCTCTTGCATACTAATGATGGGTCAGGTGTTATTATTTTTATGCTCGAATGCGCTTGCCGCGGTTTACCCCGGTCCGAATTGGAAAGACGATTACGACCCTATCGCTAGTCCTGACGCGATCATTGGCGGCAAGTTTAAGATGGTGTTGGGACCCTATCCAAGCAGCTTTAATTTGTATACGAACTACACTTCCCAGAGCCTGGCTGTATTCAGTTTGCTGTACGATGGCTTGTTTGACGTGCATCCCTTGACTCTGGTTTGGTCTCCGCGTTTAGCTAGCTCGATTGAGGTTTCCGACGATCAGTTGACGTTCACGATCCATCTCGATTCGAATGCCGTTTGGAGTGATGGCGAGCCAATTACTTCGCAAGATTTCTTGTTCACCTGGGAAACCATCCTAGACCCGAAAAGCCTTGCGGGTGTTCACAAGCATTCGTTGGAAAAATTCGGAATTCCTGATTTGATTGATGAAAAGACGATTCGGCTAAAGGCGGATAAAGTTGATTGGAGCAATATGGTATCACTGGCTTCCTTCGTTATTCTGCCTAAGCACCATTTCGAAGGGCTTGATTTCAATGACCAGGACTTTGAATTCCCGATTGTCTCTGGGCTGTACAAGATTTCTGAAATGAAGGAAGGGAGTTACCTTCGAATGGAACGCCGAAGCGACTGGTGGTTGGAGGACCAGAAGCGATTCATAGGGACAGATAATTTTCAAACCATCGAGTTCCGGTTCTATGCGACGCGCGATCTAATGTGGGAGGCCTTCAAGACGGGCGACGTAGATACATTTGCCTACGCGACGGCTCAAATTTGGAATGAAGACGCGAAAGGCGAGTTATTCGACAAGCACTGGATTGCGAAGCACAAAATTTACAACCAAGCGCCAATAGGTATACAGGGTTTTCCCATGAATATGCGAAAGGCGCCGTTCGATGATATCCGAGTGCGTAAAGCAATGGCCCATATGCTTGATCGCCGAACGATTAATAAGACGATGCTGTTTGGTGACTATTTCATGCAGAACTCAATATACCATGATCTTTATGGCGAAGATCATCCGAACACCAATTTGCAGTTCGAGTATGAGCCCGAAACAGCGAGGAAGCTCCTAGATGAGGCGGGTTGGAAAGCTAATCCGGACACGGGTATCTTGGAAAAGGATGGAGAGCCTTTTGTATTTACGTTTTTGGGACGAAGCCCTGATTTCAACAAGTATTTAGTCATTTACCAAGAGGCACTCAAAGATGTGGGCATCGAGATGAGAATTCAGGAAAAGGACTGGGCGGCTTGGACCAAAGACATGGACGAGTTCAACTATGAGATGACACTGGCGGCTTGGGGCGCTCCTATCTTTCGTTCCCCGGAGGGGATGTGGCATTCAAGAGAAGCCGATAGAAAGTCGAGCAACAACATTTATGGATTCAAAAATGCCAAAGTAGATCAGCTGATCGAAAAACAGCTCAAGGAATTCGATATTGGCAAGCGAATGGAGATTCTTCGTGAGATTGATCACTTGATTCAACTCGAAATGCCGATGGTGATGATATGGATGATCGACTTTCAGCGAATCATGTACTGGAACAAGTTTGGGACTCCGGAAACGGTCTATGACAAATTTAATGACGAGGCGTCCGCTTTGCATTATTGGTGGGCTGACCCAGATTTACAGGCAGACTTCGAATCAGCTAAGGCGAATGGCGAGGGGCTCCCGCCAACGTCAGATACGATCGTCTTCGACGAGATATTCTCTGAAAACTAG
- a CDS encoding ABC transporter permease subunit — protein MTGRTAYFTRRILLIIPTFIGITLTSFLLCQFVPGGPVEQAMLKMRGDSSGTDGALGSQEISEAQREALREHFGFDKPLIRRYWDWLVVNKLGMTVDSYVYSHKTVGSLIFERFPVSLTFGITGFILTYLICIPLGIAKALRDGGVFDLISSFVVFIGYAIPSFAFGMLLKMFFSGTVDNFWDIFPIGGFRSDGWEEYSFWAKVKDQFMHMFLPVLCYVIGNFAVLTMLMKNSLMEQISQDYVRTVVARGGTMGTAVWRHAFRNAMIPIATGFGGVLSILFAGSVLIERVFNIPGIGLLSLEAIVSRDYMVFMGVLALTSIVALLGRIISDFCYVLIDPRISFSSE, from the coding sequence ATGACCGGTCGAACCGCCTACTTTACACGAAGAATTTTACTTATCATTCCGACGTTTATCGGGATTACGCTTACTTCCTTCTTGCTGTGCCAATTTGTGCCGGGAGGGCCAGTGGAGCAGGCAATGCTAAAGATGCGTGGCGACTCAAGTGGCACTGACGGAGCTCTCGGATCACAGGAGATTTCGGAGGCGCAAAGAGAAGCCCTTCGAGAGCACTTCGGCTTTGATAAACCCCTGATTCGGCGATATTGGGATTGGCTTGTCGTCAACAAACTCGGCATGACTGTCGATTCTTACGTTTACAGCCATAAAACCGTTGGAAGCCTCATTTTTGAGCGGTTTCCAGTTTCTCTCACATTCGGGATCACGGGGTTTATCCTAACCTATTTGATATGCATTCCTCTGGGAATCGCGAAAGCTCTCAGGGATGGCGGCGTGTTTGATTTGATATCAAGTTTCGTAGTATTTATTGGATACGCAATACCCTCATTCGCGTTTGGAATGTTGCTAAAAATGTTCTTTTCCGGAACAGTGGACAATTTCTGGGACATTTTTCCAATTGGTGGCTTTCGTTCAGACGGATGGGAAGAGTATAGTTTCTGGGCGAAGGTGAAAGACCAGTTCATGCACATGTTCCTGCCCGTGCTTTGCTATGTGATCGGCAATTTTGCGGTGCTCACGATGTTGATGAAGAACTCGCTAATGGAGCAGATCAGTCAAGATTACGTGAGAACAGTGGTGGCACGAGGTGGAACAATGGGGACAGCAGTTTGGCGACATGCGTTTCGAAATGCCATGATTCCAATTGCGACCGGATTTGGAGGAGTTTTATCCATACTGTTCGCAGGATCAGTATTGATCGAGCGCGTATTCAATATTCCAGGTATCGGATTGCTGAGCTTAGAGGCGATTGTAAGCCGCGACTACATGGTGTTTATGGGCGTCCTCGCTTTGACCTCAATCGTGGCTTTGCTCGGGCGAATCATATCCGACTTCTGTTACGTGCTTATCGACCCTAGGATTTCATTTTCTAGCGAGTAA
- a CDS encoding ABC transporter permease subunit, giving the protein MWKPKLNPVTERRLRRFKSIKRSYYSFWILIGLYALSLISEVVSNEKPLVVRSDGEWRFPILFFYPDNLFTDSGLYTRPDYKLINQLPKFAESEENFMIFPLIPYGPYETISADSIELDDVVYVSVNRKQLVGSLNVDSEMKISRSNAGAGFFAVESERDLRGRPVQDGMRLSSEFLSAIDARFANELELASLDEELTTLEGMAVKASLSAFSPRSRPPSSVRITLREEIGDSDPLKWAFRGNGTEPTNRDRFWGELDSEIKSKISASAARVGRERVDDQAFEWEGKTYSVRFDKEIVRFPFRPVGNHYLGLDSSGRDVLTRIFYGLRISLNFGLALVIGTMILGVIIGGLQGYKGGLFDLGGQRLIEIWESLPFLYIMIFMGSVFGRGFILLLIVYGVFNWISISYYIRGEFLKLRKQPFVEAAHCLGLPGWKIMSRHILPNSLVPIITFFPFYLVGAIFSLSALDYLGFGLPPPTPSWGELLSQAQEFRSAWWLVTYPTATLILVILLGVFIGEGVRAAFDPRVNSRFES; this is encoded by the coding sequence ATGTGGAAACCCAAACTAAATCCGGTTACTGAAAGAAGGCTGCGTCGTTTTAAGTCTATCAAGCGGTCCTACTATTCTTTCTGGATCTTGATTGGCCTTTATGCACTTAGTCTAATTTCGGAAGTTGTAAGCAACGAAAAGCCACTGGTGGTTCGGTCTGATGGTGAGTGGCGATTCCCAATTCTCTTTTTTTATCCAGATAATTTGTTTACTGACAGTGGATTGTATACAAGACCAGACTACAAACTGATAAATCAATTACCAAAGTTTGCAGAATCCGAGGAGAATTTTATGATTTTCCCGTTGATTCCCTATGGTCCCTATGAAACGATTTCTGCAGACAGTATCGAATTAGATGATGTCGTTTACGTTAGTGTTAACCGGAAACAACTTGTAGGTTCGCTCAATGTAGACTCTGAAATGAAAATCAGCCGATCCAATGCAGGAGCCGGTTTTTTTGCTGTTGAAAGCGAGAGGGATCTAAGAGGCCGACCTGTGCAGGATGGTATGAGGCTTTCATCAGAATTTCTGTCAGCTATCGACGCTCGGTTCGCGAACGAATTGGAATTAGCTTCACTTGATGAGGAATTAACCACTTTAGAAGGAATGGCTGTAAAGGCGAGCCTGTCGGCTTTTAGTCCTAGGTCCCGGCCCCCGAGCTCGGTCAGGATCACACTACGAGAAGAAATCGGAGATAGTGATCCCCTAAAATGGGCTTTTAGGGGAAATGGGACTGAACCTACTAATAGAGACCGTTTCTGGGGCGAGCTCGATTCAGAAATAAAGTCTAAAATATCGGCTTCTGCCGCGAGAGTGGGGCGAGAGCGAGTCGATGATCAGGCATTTGAATGGGAAGGAAAAACCTACTCGGTCCGTTTCGATAAGGAGATCGTTCGCTTTCCTTTCCGCCCTGTAGGCAATCACTATCTCGGGCTGGATAGCAGTGGTAGAGATGTCTTGACCAGAATATTCTATGGGCTGCGTATTTCACTGAACTTTGGGCTGGCTCTCGTCATCGGAACAATGATATTGGGTGTAATTATTGGAGGACTACAAGGGTATAAGGGAGGACTTTTTGATTTGGGAGGTCAGAGACTCATTGAAATCTGGGAATCCCTTCCTTTCCTTTATATTATGATCTTTATGGGGTCTGTTTTTGGAAGAGGCTTTATACTACTTCTAATTGTTTACGGGGTGTTCAACTGGATATCGATTTCCTACTACATTCGCGGCGAATTCTTAAAGCTTCGCAAACAACCCTTTGTTGAGGCTGCCCATTGCCTAGGCCTTCCGGGTTGGAAGATTATGTCGAGACATATTTTGCCGAACTCTCTCGTTCCAATCATAACCTTCTTCCCTTTCTATTTGGTGGGAGCGATCTTCTCCTTGTCCGCTCTTGACTATCTTGGATTTGGACTCCCTCCTCCAACCCCGAGTTGGGGCGAGTTGCTTTCACAGGCACAGGAATTTAGGTCTGCGTGGTGGTTGGTTACCTACCCAACTGCAACACTCATCCTTGTAATCCTGTTGGGCGTCTTTATTGGCGAGGGTGTTCGAGCTGCCTTCGATCCGCGGGTAAACAGTCGTTTCGAATCATGA
- a CDS encoding ABC transporter ATP-binding protein — MMPETENLLEVRNLSVEFKTEETIVRAVDNLSFDLKQGEILGIVGESGSGKSVTGMSLVRLIPDPIGKIVSGTANFCGTDLLQMPIDELKKIRGEEIGIIFQEPMTALSPLVKVGKQIVETLQLHRDISKEEAWGVGIEWLKKVGIPEPEERMHSFPFEFSGGMRQRVMIALVLMLEPSVIIADEPTTALDVTTQLQIFELILRIRKEESSIIFITHDMGVIWQLCDRVMVMEKAKKVEEGALRDLFASPEEEYTKVLLASVPRLTDEAKVCDLEKETPLVEVRNLRTWFPIKKGIFSKTVGHVKAVDDLSLDIFPGETLAVVGESGSGKSTLGRTILGLERATSGDIAYRGNSLIGLNRKEFLPFRKNLQIIFQDPFSSLNPRMTILDILTEGMEEHGMLKGEPKQELAVRLLEEVQLEADHIFRYPHEFSGGQRQRICIARVLSLKPELIICDEAVSALDVTIQAQVIELLMKLQENYGLSYMFISHDLSVVKKISDRTVVMKSGSIVEQGQTAEVIGNPKHEYTQSLLNAVPIPGEESCRLAV; from the coding sequence ATGATGCCTGAAACTGAAAATTTGCTAGAGGTCAGAAACCTGTCGGTCGAGTTCAAGACTGAGGAAACGATCGTGCGTGCGGTCGACAATCTCAGTTTTGATTTAAAGCAAGGAGAGATACTCGGAATCGTTGGCGAGTCGGGTAGTGGGAAATCTGTTACTGGTATGAGTCTTGTACGACTGATTCCGGATCCAATTGGAAAAATTGTCTCAGGAACGGCTAACTTTTGCGGTACAGATTTACTCCAGATGCCAATTGATGAATTGAAAAAAATCCGAGGAGAAGAAATAGGCATCATTTTCCAGGAGCCCATGACCGCCTTGTCACCCTTGGTGAAAGTAGGAAAACAAATTGTAGAGACGTTACAATTGCATCGAGACATTTCAAAGGAAGAAGCGTGGGGAGTCGGTATAGAATGGCTCAAAAAAGTGGGTATTCCTGAACCCGAAGAACGGATGCACTCTTTCCCTTTTGAGTTTTCGGGTGGGATGCGTCAAAGGGTCATGATTGCTCTCGTGCTCATGTTGGAGCCTTCGGTTATAATTGCTGACGAGCCCACCACTGCTCTGGACGTAACCACTCAGCTTCAGATTTTCGAATTAATTCTTAGGATCAGAAAAGAGGAAAGCTCCATAATCTTTATTACCCACGATATGGGGGTCATCTGGCAGCTTTGTGATCGGGTGATGGTTATGGAGAAGGCTAAGAAAGTGGAAGAGGGAGCGCTTCGGGACCTGTTCGCCTCACCGGAAGAGGAATACACAAAGGTCCTGTTAGCTTCAGTTCCCCGTCTGACGGATGAGGCGAAAGTATGTGATTTAGAAAAAGAAACCCCCTTGGTTGAAGTTCGAAATTTGCGGACATGGTTCCCTATCAAGAAAGGAATCTTTTCCAAAACCGTGGGTCATGTGAAGGCAGTTGACGATCTCTCTTTGGATATATTTCCGGGGGAAACACTGGCCGTGGTAGGCGAGTCTGGTAGTGGTAAAAGTACACTAGGACGAACCATTCTGGGGTTAGAGAGAGCGACTTCGGGTGATATTGCTTATCGCGGAAATTCACTGATTGGGCTGAACAGAAAAGAGTTTCTTCCATTCAGGAAAAATTTGCAGATCATTTTTCAAGATCCGTTTAGCTCACTCAATCCACGTATGACAATACTGGATATTCTAACCGAAGGGATGGAGGAGCATGGGATGCTGAAGGGAGAGCCCAAGCAAGAACTTGCAGTGCGTTTATTGGAAGAAGTGCAGCTCGAAGCTGACCACATTTTTAGGTATCCCCATGAATTCAGTGGAGGACAACGGCAGCGTATCTGTATTGCGAGAGTGCTTTCTCTCAAACCAGAGCTGATTATTTGCGACGAAGCGGTGAGTGCCTTGGATGTTACTATTCAAGCGCAAGTGATTGAGCTTTTGATGAAGCTTCAGGAGAATTATGGCCTTTCCTACATGTTCATCTCTCACGACTTGAGTGTAGTGAAGAAAATTTCTGACCGGACGGTGGTGATGAAGTCCGGAAGTATCGTTGAGCAAGGACAGACAGCGGAAGTGATTGGAAATCCTAAGCACGAATACACACAATCGCTACTCAACGCAGTCCCCATTCCCGGCGAAGAGTCTTGTCGCCTGGCAGTGTAG
- a CDS encoding ABC transporter permease, which translates to MSRPSLTSTVFLKEIRETLRDKRVILGVIVSPLLVTPLLIGTVLFFAGKKEIEKQASIVEVGIVEQSAFPELVKRLKTDEGFNAHQIDSREAAKQAIEDRTIRAALIVRENAQTEFSSNNSAPLEILYNFANENSQFAQARLRNFIGKFDKEALADRIEAASLSENFAKPTKVEITNIAAGSSAGSFVLGLFLPYIIVMSAAFGGIQTAFDLCAGEKERGTMETLLVSPASRYEIVTGKLLTILTISFIASCCAITGIIAPIAFGLEFFKKLVGDSISINFISVVWMMLIVIPLALFTSSLLLVISSFARNQKEAQTYILPFFAVVILPAVLSTVLGAESHICTAFVPILNISLTMKQIFGDLFDTLYFGISLATSFLYAFLAMRLAASFFQREQILFRT; encoded by the coding sequence ATGTCTAGACCGTCTCTAACATCTACAGTATTTTTAAAAGAAATACGGGAAACACTTCGTGACAAACGGGTTATTCTCGGCGTGATCGTTTCACCATTACTCGTCACGCCTCTTCTCATTGGCACTGTTCTCTTTTTTGCCGGCAAAAAGGAAATCGAAAAACAAGCCTCTATCGTTGAAGTCGGAATCGTGGAGCAATCGGCCTTCCCCGAACTCGTCAAACGGCTTAAAACGGATGAAGGTTTCAACGCCCATCAAATCGATTCACGTGAGGCCGCCAAGCAAGCGATCGAAGACCGGACGATTAGAGCGGCTCTCATTGTTCGTGAAAACGCCCAGACCGAGTTCTCCTCCAACAATTCTGCTCCTCTAGAAATACTCTACAACTTTGCCAACGAGAACTCGCAATTCGCACAGGCCCGGCTCAGGAACTTTATTGGAAAATTCGACAAAGAAGCCCTAGCGGATCGGATCGAAGCCGCCAGTCTATCTGAAAACTTTGCAAAGCCAACTAAAGTTGAGATAACCAACATCGCCGCGGGCTCCTCGGCGGGTTCATTCGTTCTCGGACTTTTCCTGCCCTACATCATAGTTATGAGCGCAGCGTTCGGCGGAATTCAAACCGCGTTCGATCTCTGTGCTGGAGAGAAAGAGCGAGGTACGATGGAAACACTGCTAGTGTCACCCGCATCCCGATACGAAATCGTCACGGGCAAGCTTCTGACAATCCTGACTATAAGCTTCATCGCATCCTGCTGTGCCATTACCGGAATCATCGCCCCTATCGCTTTCGGGCTCGAGTTTTTTAAGAAACTGGTCGGAGACAGTATCTCAATCAACTTTATCTCAGTAGTCTGGATGATGCTCATTGTAATACCTCTAGCGCTATTCACCTCCTCTCTACTTTTGGTTATTTCCAGTTTCGCCCGTAACCAAAAGGAGGCCCAAACTTACATCCTCCCCTTTTTCGCGGTAGTGATTCTTCCCGCTGTGCTTTCGACTGTGCTGGGAGCAGAATCCCATATCTGCACTGCATTCGTCCCGATATTGAACATATCGCTCACCATGAAGCAGATTTTTGGGGACCTATTCGACACTCTCTACTTCGGCATCTCACTGGCAACTTCGTTTCTCTACGCGTTCCTCGCCATGAGGCTCGCCGCATCCTTTTTCCAGCGAGAGCAAATCCTTTTCAGAACCTAA